Proteins encoded in a region of the Dehalococcoidales bacterium genome:
- a CDS encoding DUF134 domain-containing protein, whose translation MPRPRKHRRLSRRHLAKIFKPVGTRSTCCQPIVLLPEEIEALRLVEVEGLYQAQACEEMGVARSTFQRILTEARQKVAVALIEDMVILAPGNSGRGIRVRWKCYNCGTVWRVVYHDTYQEPEECPNCTSHAIREAQRRQHHRRHGNKGFALGD comes from the coding sequence ATGCCGCGACCCCGTAAGCACCGCCGGTTGAGCAGGCGCCATCTGGCTAAGATCTTCAAGCCTGTCGGTACAAGATCAACCTGTTGTCAACCGATTGTCTTGTTGCCGGAAGAAATTGAAGCTTTGAGATTGGTTGAAGTTGAAGGTCTTTACCAAGCCCAGGCTTGCGAAGAGATGGGAGTAGCACGCTCGACATTTCAGCGCATTTTAACTGAGGCGCGCCAGAAGGTTGCAGTTGCGTTAATTGAAGATATGGTTATTCTGGCTCCCGGTAACAGCGGAAGAGGGATCAGGGTTCGCTGGAAGTGTTATAACTGCGGCACAGTCTGGCGTGTAGTATACCATGACACTTATCAGGAGCCGGAAGAGTGCCCTAATTGTACAAGCCATGCAATTAGGGAAGCACAGAGAAGGCAGCATCATAGGCGGCATGGCAACAAGGGATTTGCACTGGGTGATTAG
- a CDS encoding ABC transporter substrate-binding protein → MIKIKNFAIALMVVAVFLLAACNNSPAISTTPDTNKETITVTDSVGRAVEVPKKVEKIAALYSFAGYTVCLLGSGNDLVGVPGGLQRDILLVEIFPELANASTPRTGGTINIEELLRIDPDVVLVRKDTVADDREVEKLDKSGLPYIVVDYSTMEEQREAILIIGKAIGKEAEARTFNNYYLDTIDRVSQLVGDIPEGEKVRLYHSENQATRATHESSLAADWTRAAGVINVSVGGDLELVGNDYYASIEQILFWDPEVIIVNESTAYSLITSHPQWSGISAVREGKVYQLPNGISRWGHPGSVETPLALLWTAKTVYPELFTHVEMGEEVQYFYKTFFNMELDDEMIATVLRGGDLREDKQ, encoded by the coding sequence ATGATAAAAATAAAAAACTTCGCTATTGCGTTGATGGTTGTGGCAGTATTTTTACTGGCCGCATGCAACAATTCCCCCGCAATTTCTACAACACCAGATACAAATAAAGAGACGATTACAGTTACAGACAGCGTTGGCCGGGCTGTAGAAGTTCCAAAAAAAGTTGAAAAGATAGCTGCTTTGTATTCATTTGCCGGATATACAGTCTGTCTACTCGGCAGTGGGAACGACCTGGTAGGAGTGCCCGGCGGCCTTCAGCGAGATATCCTGCTGGTAGAAATATTTCCGGAATTAGCCAATGCATCAACCCCAAGGACGGGCGGCACCATTAACATCGAAGAGCTTCTCAGGATAGATCCAGACGTAGTTCTGGTGAGGAAAGATACAGTGGCAGATGACAGAGAAGTTGAAAAGCTGGATAAAAGCGGGCTGCCCTATATTGTTGTAGATTACTCGACCATGGAAGAACAGCGCGAAGCCATACTCATTATTGGCAAGGCAATTGGCAAGGAAGCTGAAGCCAGAACCTTTAACAACTACTACCTGGATACCATAGACAGAGTCAGCCAGTTGGTTGGTGATATTCCAGAGGGCGAAAAGGTAAGGTTGTATCATTCTGAAAATCAAGCTACCAGGGCTACCCATGAATCATCCCTGGCTGCAGATTGGACTAGGGCAGCAGGCGTAATTAATGTTTCCGTAGGTGGAGACCTCGAACTGGTCGGTAATGACTATTACGCCAGTATTGAGCAGATACTATTCTGGGATCCGGAGGTTATAATTGTTAATGAAAGCACCGCCTACAGCCTGATAACATCCCACCCGCAATGGTCCGGGATTTCTGCTGTCAGGGAAGGAAAAGTATACCAGCTCCCCAACGGAATATCACGCTGGGGGCATCCCGGTTCAGTTGAAACTCCACTGGCTCTGCTTTGGACAGCTAAAACTGTTTACCCAGAATTATTTACCCATGTAGAAATGGGAGAAGAGGTTCAGTATTTCTATAAGACTTTCTTTAATATGGAGCTTGATGATGAAATGATTGCCACGGTTCTAAGAGGCGGAGACCTGAGAGAGGACAAACAATAA